A section of the Phoenix dactylifera cultivar Barhee BC4 unplaced genomic scaffold, palm_55x_up_171113_PBpolish2nd_filt_p 000609F, whole genome shotgun sequence genome encodes:
- the LOC103720241 gene encoding inactive TPR repeat-containing thioredoxin TTL3-like, protein MAIRAMDDAKKPSGCGVMVFYGDMFRRRGFWHRRSASTSSVPQRSPEHRIAKLPSSNGRPQQPASDDKAMVLPANLSQPPATKPASSSMPATPSPRKAAASRRQPESNKASTSVHSSNGLAAELDSMIYDHRRAKGSGNLVRVSSGNAMVYGNLGNIRGNQNSTNSRNRDVFDYLPKTAKESRLNATWRNDFSYPGTSGVMGNIMKNPAKEPVESQPELCRALSKRLDPEELKEMGNEEYKKGRFAEALALYHRAIVMNPEVASYWSNKAAALMGLGRLLEAVGECKEAVRIEPSYCRAHHRLGTLYLRLGEAEKAIHHYKLSRKETSSNDFSQVHALQTHLAKCNEARKQKDWLTVLKESQAAVSAGADSAPQVFALQEEALLKLLRHDDADSVLNGAPKFDIEASTKFYGAARNAYILIIRAQVDMALGRFEDAVVVARRASELDPSNREIGVVVRRTHAVASARSKGNDLFKASKYGEACIAYGEGLDHDPQNSVLLCNRAACRSKLGHWEKAIEDCDVALNVRPSYSKARLRRADCNAKMERWEASIKDYEVLVQEISGDEEVCRALFEAKAQLKKQRGQQVRTVQS, encoded by the exons ATGGCTATCAGAGCCATGGACGATGCGAAGAAGCCATCGGGGTGCGGCGTGATGGTGTTCTACGGCGACATGTTCCGCCGCCGTGGCTTCTGGCACCGTCGGTCAGCCTCGACGAGCTCGGTGCCCCAGCGATCCCCAGAACACAGAATTGCGAAGCTGCCATCCTCCAACGGACGGCCTCAGCAGCCTGCATCCGATGACAAAGCCATGGTGCTACCAGCAAATTTATCTCAGCCGCCTGCCACCAAGCCTGCAAGCAGCTCCATGCCCGCTACTCCCAGTCCACGGAAGGCTGCTGCTTCCCGGAGACAGCCGGAGTCGAACAAGGCATCGACGTCGGTTCATTCGAGCAATGGCCTGGCGGCAGAGCTTGACAGCATGATCTATGACCACCGGCGAGCTAAGGGGAGCGGTAACTTGGTCCGGGTCTCCTCCGGCAATGCGATGGTCTATGGGAACTTGGGCAACATCAGGGGGAATCAGAATTCGACCAATTCTCGAAACCGGGATGTGTTTGATTACCTCCCGAAGACTGCCAAGGAGTCAAGATTGAATGCCACTTGGAGGAACGATTTCAGTTACCCTGGGACTAGTGGAGTGATGGGCAATATAATGAAGAACCCGGCAAAAGAACCAGTAGAGTCCCAACCAGAGCTGTGCCGGGCTCTTTCGAAGAGATTAGATCCGGAGGAGTTGAAGGAAATGGGCAATGAGGAGTACAAGAAGGGGAGGTTTGCCGAGGCATTGGCTCTGTATCATCGGGCAATTGTCATGAATCCAGAGGTGGCTTCATACTGGAGCAACAAGGCGGCGGCGCTCATGGGTTTGGGCCGGCTTCTCGAGGCAGTTGGCGAGTGCAAAGAAGCTGTAAGGATTGAACCTTCATATTGCAGAGCGCATCACCGGTTGGGTACTCTTTATCTCAG ACTGGGAGAAGCTGAGAAGGCAATTCACCATTACAAGCTATCACGAAAGGAAACCAGCTCTAATGACTTCTCACAAGTGCATGCTCTCCAGACCCATTTGGCCAAGTGTAATGAAGCACGTAAGCAAAAGGATTGGCTCACTGTGTTAAAGGAATCACAGGCTGCTGTCTCTGCTGGTGCCGATTCTGCACCACAG GTCTTTGCATTGCAAGAGGAGGCACTTCTGAAGCTCCTGAGGCATGACGACGCAGATTCAGTGTTAAATGGTGCACCCAAATTTGACATTGAAGCATCCACCAAGTTCTATGGTGCCGCTAGGAATGCATACATCCTCATAATCCGAGCACAGGTTGATATGGCTTTGGGAAG GTTTGAGGATGCAGTCGTAGTGGCTCGAAGGGCGTCTGAACTTGACCCCAGCAACCGGGAGATAGGCGTCGTGGTCCGGAGAACCCATGCAGTGGCATCTGCTAGGTCCAAAGGCAATGATCTCTTCAAGGCCTCCAAGTATGGCGAGGCATGCATTGCTTATGGAGAAGGCCTCGATCATGATCCACAAAATTCTGTTCTTCTTTGCAACAGAGCTGCTTGCCGTTCAAAGCTAGGCCACTGGGAGAAAGCCATCGAGGACTGCGATGTTGCGCTTAATGTGCGTCCTTCGTACAGCAAAGCTCGTCTGAGGAGAGCTGACTGCAATGCAAAG ATGGAAAGGTGGGAGGCATCAATAAAGGATTATGAAGTGTTAGTACAAGAAATCTCAGGAGATGAGGAGGTGTGCAGGGCCCTCTTTGAGGCTAAAGCCCAACTCAAGAAGCAACGAGGCCAGCAAGTGCGCACGGTTCAATCCTGA
- the LOC103720240 gene encoding protein SCO1 homolog 2, mitochondrial isoform X2: MGTSLHEEFPKVYPFQGFQSRGYIEGTNYRDHKLPRKLPEDNELHSQSWRNYIIPTAVLVIAGAGLLIHYNDEKRAIPKGSHQSTNSDGSKVNRPAIGGPFRLFDTEKNLVTESNLQGNWTLMYFGYTSSPDVGPEEVKKMAEVIQILESEHNFKITPIFVTIDPQRDSPAQLRAYLGEFDSRIIGLTGPIAAVRQMAQEYRIYFKKVDEEGQDYLVECSHNMYLLDPNMEILRCFGVEYDALQLSNAIMMEMKKASK, encoded by the exons ATGGGTACCAGCCTTCATGAAGAATTTCCCAA GGTTTATCCTTTTCAGGGCTTCCAGTCCCGAGGCTATATAGAAGGAACAAACTACAGGGATCATAAGCTACCAAGAAAGCTTCCAGAAGATAACGAGTTGCATTCCCAATCATGGAGAAATTATATTATT CCCACAGCTGTACTAGTGATTGCTGGAGCAGGCCTACTTATTCACTACAATGATGAGAAACGAGCAATCCCAAAAG GATCGCATCAAAGTACTAACTCTGATGGGAGTAAAGTCAACAGACCTGCAATTGGAGGCCCATTTAGGCTGTTTGATACAGAAAAAAATTTGGTAACTGAGTCAAACCTTCAGGGAAATTGGACACTCATGTACTTTGGGTACACTTCTTCCCCTGATGTTGGACCAGAAGAAGTTAAAAAGATGGCCGAAGTCATCCAGATATTAG AGTCTGAACACAACTTCAAGATCACTCCTATTTTTGTCACCATTGACCCTCAGCGTGATTCCCCTGCTCAACTTAGGGCATACCTTGGAG AATTTGATTCAAGAATAATTGGATTAACAGGCCCTATTGCGGCTGTAAGACAGATGGCACAGGAGTACCGCATTTACTTCAAAAAAGTTGATGAAGAAGGCCAAGATTATCTTGTGGAATGTTCACATAACAT GTACCTGTTAGATCCAAACATGGAAATTTTGAGATGTTTTGGAGTGGAATATGATGCTTTGCAGTTGTCTAATGCGATAATGATGGAGATGAAGAAGGCATCAAAGTGA
- the LOC103720240 gene encoding protein SCO1 homolog 2, mitochondrial isoform X1: protein MLRSRLVGVSLRNGSRVFTRSPPSTRVYPFQGFQSRGYIEGTNYRDHKLPRKLPEDNELHSQSWRNYIIPTAVLVIAGAGLLIHYNDEKRAIPKGSHQSTNSDGSKVNRPAIGGPFRLFDTEKNLVTESNLQGNWTLMYFGYTSSPDVGPEEVKKMAEVIQILESEHNFKITPIFVTIDPQRDSPAQLRAYLGEFDSRIIGLTGPIAAVRQMAQEYRIYFKKVDEEGQDYLVECSHNMYLLDPNMEILRCFGVEYDALQLSNAIMMEMKKASK, encoded by the exons ATGCTGAGGTCTCGCCTTGTGGGAGTTTCCCTTCGAAACGGATCGAGGGTCTTTACTCGGTCTCCTCCATCTACTAG GGTTTATCCTTTTCAGGGCTTCCAGTCCCGAGGCTATATAGAAGGAACAAACTACAGGGATCATAAGCTACCAAGAAAGCTTCCAGAAGATAACGAGTTGCATTCCCAATCATGGAGAAATTATATTATT CCCACAGCTGTACTAGTGATTGCTGGAGCAGGCCTACTTATTCACTACAATGATGAGAAACGAGCAATCCCAAAAG GATCGCATCAAAGTACTAACTCTGATGGGAGTAAAGTCAACAGACCTGCAATTGGAGGCCCATTTAGGCTGTTTGATACAGAAAAAAATTTGGTAACTGAGTCAAACCTTCAGGGAAATTGGACACTCATGTACTTTGGGTACACTTCTTCCCCTGATGTTGGACCAGAAGAAGTTAAAAAGATGGCCGAAGTCATCCAGATATTAG AGTCTGAACACAACTTCAAGATCACTCCTATTTTTGTCACCATTGACCCTCAGCGTGATTCCCCTGCTCAACTTAGGGCATACCTTGGAG AATTTGATTCAAGAATAATTGGATTAACAGGCCCTATTGCGGCTGTAAGACAGATGGCACAGGAGTACCGCATTTACTTCAAAAAAGTTGATGAAGAAGGCCAAGATTATCTTGTGGAATGTTCACATAACAT GTACCTGTTAGATCCAAACATGGAAATTTTGAGATGTTTTGGAGTGGAATATGATGCTTTGCAGTTGTCTAATGCGATAATGATGGAGATGAAGAAGGCATCAAAGTGA